From the Primulina huaijiensis isolate GDHJ02 unplaced genomic scaffold, ASM1229523v2 scaffold207038, whole genome shotgun sequence genome, the window TGTCCATATGTTTTTTGATGACCCAAgccaatttttatgttttttatttgGCAGAAGAAAGTTAACTTAAAGACAAAAAATGGAATCTCAgttaaaaataccaaaataatttttatttgcttttataataataataaacatatacaATAGTTGGGGGTGTTATTGGCATGAACATCTGTGATGCAATTAAATTTACTCATGATTCAAATCTCTTTACTTTCGAATACCAAATGTGATCCACCAAAATGAAGAAAATCAATGTTAAGCCCAAAAATAATCCAGAAGAGTTGTTCGGGTTGTTATATAACTGATAACTCAAAAGCTTTAAAATTTAACAACACAGGAGAAAGGAGATCACCCCCAATTGGAATTTCTATACGGCAACCGAACAAAGAGGTGAACGAAAAAGAATGAACACCTTACTTTCGATTATCAATGCGACAAGCGAGGTTCATACAACTCTAGCTTTTCCCTGCATCCATGCTGTGTTTAGCACGCACATGATTTTGTCGATTCTCGATCGTTGCAATACTATCTTGTAATCCACAACACTTGTAATCTTGGGAAGAACCACTATGCATTCAAGTAGTCTTCCCAACCACCTTTTTCAAGTTTATCTCCCTTAACTAACACTTCATGTCTTCTATCTTCAAGGTATTGAGCCATCCTACATGATTTAAACGGAGAAAGTCGATGAGTTAATCTCTTGGGgggaaaaagaaaagatttgCACAATTCTCTTATTTGATTAGAGAGAGAGTAATAGCCAGACCTAGCTTGCAAATCAATGTCACTGATCCCTAACAATCTTACTGCGAGTAAACCAGCATTCGTCGCATTGTTTATAGCCACTGTCGCGACTGGGACTCCCCTCGGCATCTAGAAAAACACAGACAAGTGAGTCGGTTATATCTCTGGTACCTCTGGATTGAGTACTAATGAGACTATACAGCATAAATTGTAGAAGTCATTCTCTATTCAATCAACTTTAAATAACAAGACCAAAATTTTCTTGGCCAGAGCAGTGATTAAGATTTTGGAAACTCCAAAATGAAACATATTAGTGGGGATATACAATAATTCCTCATCATGAGAAAAAGCAGGTGGTTAGCCCCTAAGTTAAAGACACGCTGTAATGAGGGCATTCGCAGGTATTGCCTTGCACAAGTAATAGAAGGTTAAGAACAGATTTGGCTTAGAAGcatgatttagatttttaaaacgCGATTTCCATATTCCACAATTCCCTCAGAATAtctattatttcttttataaatTGAACAACTGGTTAACAAAGATAGATTAAAGTAGGACAAATACCTGAACAATTGACAAGAGGGAGTCGAGTCCATCTAACGTGGATGCTCGTACCGGAACACCAATCACAGGCAAGGGGGTCAATGCAGCTACCATGCCTAATCAACTAACAAGGTTAACCAGAATTTGCTCCAAATTACAGATGAAATTCAAATATCATGCCTTAACAGGTACCTGGTAAATGAGCAGCACCACCTGCACCAGCTATGATAACCTGAATTCCTCGACCCTGAGCAGATGAGGCGTACTCAAACATCATTTCAGGGGTCCGGTGGGCTGAAACTATTTTCACCTATACAACGAAGTTCAACGAGTTTTGACTTCAATAACACCAACAACCATATTTATGCCAAAAAAATCACCAACGAACATGCAGTTTATGGCAATAACCTCAGTAGGCACATTAAACTCTCTTAAAATTTTTGCAGCATCCTTCATCACAGGAAGGTCTGAATCAGAGCCCATTATGATCCCAACACGAGGTGCACCTGCATTAAGAAGGATCTGcctatcataaaaaaaatcagttcaAAGAAAATGCTAACTGTGCAAAGTTTTGTTTGCAAAGGAAAACCATGCAACTGTATCAGGTGTCatttatgttatttattatgGTCAATTGTTAGTTCGCCCTCTCCTCAACACAGGATGAAACAAGTAAACGTGTAGCATTaa encodes:
- the LOC140966540 gene encoding phosphoribosylaminoimidazole carboxylase, chloroplastic; its protein translation is MGSDSDLPVMKDAAKILREFNVPTEVKIVSAHRTPEMMFEYASSAQGRGIQVIIAGAGGAAHLPGMVAALTPLPVIGVPVRASTLDGLDSLLSIVQMPRGVPVATVAINNATNAGLLAVRLLGISDIDLQARMAQYLEDRRHEVLVKGDKLEKGGWEDYLNA